GGACCGCATCACGGGCGACCAGGTCTTCCGCAGCGAGATCGACGACCTGCTGCGTTCCATCGAACTCCACGCCTGAGCGCGACCATGCAGCCCGGCGTCCACCCCACCCGTCATCCGTCTGGACCGGTCGTCCGCTGCCCCCTGGGGCGGGCGGCCGGTCCGCGGTTCCGCCCCGCGCCCGGGCGTTCTCCCTCTACGACCCCCACCCAACCCGTCGGCCGGCCGGACTCCCGACTCTCCGCCTCGCGGACTGTTCAGACAAGGCTTAGTGGACAACTCGTGAGTGGTCGTGGACAAGGCGTGCACGAGCCTGTGGACAAGGCCCGGGGCCGGTTGCTGCGGTTGAGAAACGTGGCCTTGTTCCTTAGCTTATCCACCGGGTTTGAACGAGGATTCCTCACCGCTGCGGCGGCGCTTTCTACCTGGAACTCAACACGATCCATTGCCGACCGGGACCTTGTCCCCCAAATCCACCAGCCGGTGACGAGTACGACGAGTTGAGTCTCTAAAGACTCGAAGAGAAGAGGTCCATGACCATGCGCTTCACGGTTCCCCAAAAGGAATTCCTGGCTCAGCTGCAGAAGCTGTCCGCGGTGGTGCCCAGCAAGACCACCCATCCCATGCTGAACAACATCCTGCTCCACGTGGAGCCCGATGAGGCGCGGATGACCGCCACCGACCTGGAGATTTCCCTGACCACGCGCATGAAGGTCGAAGGCGGCCAGGGCGAAGACGTGGCCATTCCCTGCAAGCGCCTGCTGGAGATCGTCCGCGAACTGGACGAGCGCCCGGTGACCGTGCAAACGGACCGGCACAACAACGGCGTGGAGATTCTCTCGGGCCAGGGCGTCTTCCAGATTCCCTGCGAGAGCGCGGAGAACTTCCCCATCCTGCCCGGCATCCAGGTCTCCGCGGAACTGGAGATCCCCGCCGAGCGCCTGCGTCAGCACGTGGAGCGGCTGGCCTTCGCCGTGTCCACGGACGACCTGCGGCCGGTGCTCACCGGCGTGCTCTTCGAGTTCCGCGCCGAGGCCCTGTTCCTGGTGGCCACGGACGGCCATCGCCTGGTGCGCATCCAGGACCACAAGCTGGCCGGCCAAGAGAGCCTGGGCTCGGTGGTCATTCCCATCAAGGCGCTCAATCTGGTGGCCCGCAGCCTGGATTCCAGTTCCGAAAACGTCAAGCTCAGCCTGGCCCAGAACCACCTGGTGTTCTCCCTGGGCGGAGCGCAGATCTACACCCAGCTGATCAACGGCCGTTATCCGGCCTATGAGGGCGTGATCCCCCTGCAGAACGAGAACATCCTGCAGACCGCCCGGGGGGCGCTCTACCGGGCCGTGAAGCAGGTCTCCAACTGCGCCAACAACGTCACGCGCCAGATCAACTTCACGCTCTCCGAGAACCGCCTGGTGGTCACCGCCGAGGACAACGAGTACGGCAGCCGCGGGCGCAACGAACTCGACGTGGACTACAACGGCGACGCGCTGGAGATCGCCTTCAACGCCAGCTATCTGGACCAGATGCTGCGGCACCTGGACACGGATCAGGTGGTGTTCAAGTTCGGCACGGCCGAGCGCGCGGCGCTGATCCTGCCGGAGATCAACCAGGAGGACGAGGATCTCCTGATGCTGCTGATGCCCGTTCGCCTGATGCGCTAGCGGTGCGGCTGGAACGGCTTCGAATCCGGGGGTTTCGCAACATCCCGGCGGCGGAGATCGTGTTCCGGGGTCGGCACACGGTGGTGCTGGGCGACAATGGACAGGGCAAGACCAACCTGCTGGAAGCCGTCCACCTGCTCTGCCTCACCAAGGCCTTTCGCACCAACCGGTTGAATCAACTGGTCCGCCGCCCCACCCTGAGCCAGGACGAGGGTGCGGAGGACGCCGGCGAAGACGCCGGGTTCCTGGTGGAGGGGGAGTTCGATTCCCTGCGCCGGGGGCGCCGCCGGGCGCGGGCCCTGTTGCGCGACGGCGCGCTGGTCTTTGAACTGGACGGCTCCCGCTGCCGGGGCCGCGACTACTTCGGGCAACTGCCCCTGGTGCTGCTCTCGCCGGAAAGCCTGGACGTGTCCCAGGGCGGTCCCGACGAGCGCCGGCGCACGCTGGATCGCCTGCTTTCCGCCGCCAGTCCGGTCTACCTGGACCTGCTGCTGCGCTACCAGCGCGCCCTGCGGCAACGCACGGCCCTGCTGGTGCGGGACGGCTCCGCCCCGGAGTTGGATCTCTGGGAGCAGGAACTGGCC
The Candidatus Delongbacteria bacterium genome window above contains:
- the dnaN gene encoding DNA polymerase III subunit beta, whose amino-acid sequence is MTMRFTVPQKEFLAQLQKLSAVVPSKTTHPMLNNILLHVEPDEARMTATDLEISLTTRMKVEGGQGEDVAIPCKRLLEIVRELDERPVTVQTDRHNNGVEILSGQGVFQIPCESAENFPILPGIQVSAELEIPAERLRQHVERLAFAVSTDDLRPVLTGVLFEFRAEALFLVATDGHRLVRIQDHKLAGQESLGSVVIPIKALNLVARSLDSSSENVKLSLAQNHLVFSLGGAQIYTQLINGRYPAYEGVIPLQNENILQTARGALYRAVKQVSNCANNVTRQINFTLSENRLVVTAEDNEYGSRGRNELDVDYNGDALEIAFNASYLDQMLRHLDTDQVVFKFGTAERAALILPEINQEDEDLLMLLMPVRLMR
- the recF gene encoding DNA replication and repair protein RecF (All proteins in this family for which functions are known are DNA-binding proteins that assist the filamentation of RecA onto DNA for the initiation of recombination or recombinational repair.), which translates into the protein MRLERLRIRGFRNIPAAEIVFRGRHTVVLGDNGQGKTNLLEAVHLLCLTKAFRTNRLNQLVRRPTLSQDEGAEDAGEDAGFLVEGEFDSLRRGRRRARALLRDGALVFELDGSRCRGRDYFGQLPLVLLSPESLDVSQGGPDERRRTLDRLLSAASPVYLDLLLRYQRALRQRTALLVRDGSAPELDLWEQELAQGGLELTRRRRQFSAELGQQVQAVHQEHFAPGAVFALGYEPSLDEDWSVEACRAALAAGREGDARRGWTRLGPHRDDLPVLLDGLSLRHYGSQGQHKLFMLCLVLAETRLLRQWTGETPLLLLDDLFGLLDDEKIRALTSAVDPELQVLISTTSLRHLDVLGVGQVLHCENGRYREDAA